One window from the genome of Gimesia aquarii encodes:
- a CDS encoding FadR/GntR family transcriptional regulator — MKISQDARQVDAAKTLSAELADRLCERIRNDRLAPGSRLGTEADLADQFGVSRTVVREAIGSLRGLGVVTGRQGLGLCVAEADNFSSVLRKALVPQVASPQGLCELQQLRAVIEIGSIALAVERITSEEIIRLQTIVAEMKRVMKNLKKDEAGTSKAYKEMDCLFHQTILAASHGSFVKQFHGVLLDYFHAGEFYGRIPTLKGLREHEKIANAIADRDTDKATKHLTEHLQTQLKAPSE; from the coding sequence ATGAAGATTTCGCAGGATGCCCGACAAGTTGATGCAGCAAAAACACTCAGTGCGGAACTGGCTGATCGCCTGTGTGAAAGAATCCGTAACGACCGACTCGCCCCTGGTTCACGCCTGGGAACAGAGGCCGATCTAGCCGATCAATTTGGTGTCTCGCGGACCGTGGTACGTGAGGCCATCGGTTCCCTGAGAGGCTTGGGAGTTGTGACGGGACGACAAGGTCTGGGGCTTTGTGTGGCAGAAGCAGATAACTTTTCCTCTGTCTTGCGGAAGGCTCTGGTACCACAGGTCGCCAGCCCCCAGGGATTATGTGAACTACAGCAACTGCGTGCCGTGATCGAAATTGGTTCTATCGCACTGGCAGTAGAACGGATCACATCTGAAGAAATTATTCGCCTGCAGACTATCGTTGCCGAGATGAAGCGTGTGATGAAAAACCTTAAGAAAGACGAAGCAGGAACGAGTAAAGCCTATAAAGAAATGGACTGCCTGTTTCACCAGACAATTCTTGCCGCTTCGCATGGCAGCTTTGTGAAACAGTTCCACGGAGTATTGCTGGATTACTTTCACGCAGGTGAATTCTACGGCCGCATTCCCACGTTGAAAGGACTCCGGGAACATGAAAAGATTGCCAATGCCATTGCTGATCGGGATACAGATAAAGCAACAAAACACTTAACGGAACATTTACAAACTCAGTTAAAAGCTCCGAGTGAATGA